The Trichoplusia ni isolate ovarian cell line Hi5 chromosome 17, tn1, whole genome shotgun sequence genome includes a region encoding these proteins:
- the LOC113502534 gene encoding transcription elongation factor 1 homolog, with amino-acid sequence MGRRKSKRKPPPKRKAIEPLDQQFNCPFCNHEKSCEVKMDRARNTARIQCRVCLEDFQTTTNVLSEPIDVYNDWVDACESAN; translated from the exons ATGGGTCGCCGAAAGTCAAAACGAAAGCCGCCACCAAAGCGAAAAGCTATCGAACCCCTAGATCAACAATTCAACTGCCCATTTTGTAATCATGAAAAATCATGCGAGGTAAAAAT GGATCGAGCACGAAATACGGCTCGGATACAGTGTAGGGTTTGTTTAGAAGACTTCCAGACCACAACAAACGTGTTATCCGAGCCGATCGACGTATACAATGACTGGGTTGATGCTTGTGAAAGTGCCAATTAG